The Sediminitomix flava genome includes a window with the following:
- a CDS encoding glutamine synthetase III family protein, with protein sequence MSTLRFNALAQLQNRQSRKVEAPSELVSDYYGSHVFDLNKMKKTLSSVVFKKVERAIKEGESIDEYVADAVATALKTWAIDKGATHYTHWFQPLTGSTAEKHDAFLDVSPDGSAIEKFKGSALIRQEPDASSFPSGGIRQTFEARGYTAWDPTSPAFLMENGNGITLCIPTVFVSYTGEALDNKAPLLKALEKVDIAATEVCQYFDKSVTKVTPTLGCEQEFFLIDSALADVRPDLTITGRTLFGRKPAKGQQLDDHYFGSIPSRVQHFLQELEIESYKLGIPITTRHNEVAPSQFEVAPIFEEVNVANDHNQLLMDVMEKVARRHEFKILFHEKPFAELNGSGKHNNWALATNTGKNLLAPSSKAKENLQFLTFFVNTIKAVYEHADLIRASIASAGNDHRLGANEAPPAILSIFIGTQLTNVLNELEHNGDVKVGKGDNIYMKLGIDKIPPILLDNTDRNRTSPFAFTGNKFELRAVGSNANNATSMTALNTAVADQLNKFKISVDAQIDKGVKKEVAIVNILREYIQESKNILFEGNGYSDEWVDEAAKRGLNNRKSTPHALDAYTDKKTINLLTSNSVMNEQEIKARHEIMLEDYIMKIQIEARTMTDIAVNHIAPTAIKYQNTLIKNAKGLKELGLEEETKEIVISIKNISNHISSIKRLSYELTQERKRVNKIKNTRDKAIAYCEDIKEKYFDQLRWHADKLETMIDDQDWPLPKYRELLFLR encoded by the coding sequence ATGTCTACATTAAGATTTAACGCATTAGCACAACTTCAAAACCGTCAATCTCGTAAGGTTGAGGCACCATCAGAATTAGTTTCAGATTATTATGGATCACATGTTTTTGATCTTAATAAAATGAAAAAAACACTTTCTTCAGTTGTATTCAAGAAAGTTGAAAGAGCAATTAAAGAAGGTGAATCTATAGATGAATATGTAGCTGATGCTGTAGCTACAGCCCTAAAAACTTGGGCTATAGATAAAGGAGCAACGCATTATACACACTGGTTCCAACCTTTGACAGGTTCAACAGCAGAGAAACACGATGCATTTCTTGATGTAAGCCCTGACGGCTCAGCAATCGAGAAATTCAAAGGAAGTGCATTGATCAGACAAGAACCTGATGCTTCTTCTTTCCCAAGTGGTGGAATCAGACAAACTTTTGAAGCAAGAGGATATACTGCATGGGATCCGACATCACCTGCATTTTTAATGGAGAATGGAAACGGTATTACACTTTGTATTCCTACCGTTTTTGTTTCATATACAGGAGAAGCTCTTGATAATAAAGCCCCTCTACTTAAAGCTTTAGAAAAAGTAGATATTGCAGCCACAGAAGTTTGCCAATATTTTGATAAATCAGTTACTAAAGTTACTCCTACCCTAGGCTGTGAGCAAGAATTTTTCTTAATCGACAGTGCTTTGGCTGATGTCCGTCCTGATTTAACAATTACAGGCCGTACGCTTTTTGGTAGAAAACCAGCTAAAGGTCAACAACTTGATGATCATTACTTTGGTTCTATCCCATCTAGAGTTCAACACTTCCTTCAAGAACTAGAAATTGAATCTTATAAATTAGGTATTCCAATTACTACTCGTCACAATGAGGTTGCTCCTAGTCAATTCGAGGTTGCTCCTATTTTTGAAGAAGTAAACGTAGCTAATGATCACAACCAATTATTGATGGATGTGATGGAAAAAGTTGCCAGAAGACATGAATTCAAGATTCTATTCCATGAAAAACCATTTGCAGAATTAAATGGTAGTGGTAAACATAACAACTGGGCTTTAGCAACGAATACAGGTAAAAATCTACTTGCACCAAGTTCTAAAGCAAAAGAAAATCTTCAGTTCTTAACATTCTTCGTAAACACAATCAAAGCTGTTTATGAACACGCTGACTTAATTAGAGCATCGATTGCTTCTGCTGGTAATGATCATAGACTAGGAGCCAACGAAGCTCCTCCAGCTATCCTTTCTATTTTCATTGGTACTCAGCTGACAAACGTATTGAATGAGCTTGAGCATAATGGAGATGTTAAAGTAGGTAAAGGTGATAACATCTACATGAAATTGGGTATTGATAAAATCCCTCCAATTCTCCTAGATAACACCGACCGTAACCGTACTTCACCATTTGCATTTACTGGTAACAAATTTGAATTGAGAGCTGTTGGATCTAACGCAAACAATGCAACTAGTATGACTGCATTGAACACTGCGGTAGCAGATCAACTGAATAAATTCAAGATTTCTGTTGACGCTCAAATCGATAAAGGTGTTAAGAAAGAAGTTGCTATTGTAAATATTCTTAGAGAATATATTCAAGAATCAAAAAATATTCTTTTTGAAGGAAATGGATATAGTGATGAGTGGGTTGACGAAGCTGCTAAACGTGGCCTGAACAACAGAAAATCTACTCCTCATGCTTTGGATGCATATACTGATAAGAAGACAATCAACCTTCTAACTTCTAATTCAGTAATGAATGAGCAGGAAATCAAAGCTCGTCATGAAATCATGTTGGAAGATTACATCATGAAAATCCAGATTGAGGCAAGAACAATGACTGATATTGCGGTAAATCACATTGCTCCTACTGCTATCAAATATCAGAATACCTTGATTAAAAATGCCAAAGGATTGAAAGAACTTGGATTGGAAGAAGAAACGAAAGAAATCGTAATTTCAATCAAAAATATTTCAAATCACATCAGCAGCATCAAACGTTTGAGCTATGAGTTGACTCAAGAAAGAAAAAGAGTGAACAAAATAAAAAACACGAGAGATAAAGCGATTGCTTACTGTGAAGATATTAAAGAAAAATATTTCGATCAGTTAAGATGGCATGCAGATAAATTAGAAACGATGATTGATGATCAAGATTGGCCTCTACCAAAATATAGAGAATTATTATTCTTGAGATAA